One Glycine max cultivar Williams 82 chromosome 4, Glycine_max_v4.0, whole genome shotgun sequence DNA segment encodes these proteins:
- the LOC100802052 gene encoding LOW QUALITY PROTEIN: pentatricopeptide repeat-containing protein At4g21065 (The sequence of the model RefSeq protein was modified relative to this genomic sequence to represent the inferred CDS: inserted 3 bases in 2 codons) — translation MEVRSMWEALQLHGQKDASRNLSKVFSFAALSPFGDLNYARLLLSTNPXYYNTLLRAFSQTPHPXPYNFTFPFLLKCCAPSKLPPLGKQLHALLTKLGFAPDLYIQNVLVHMYSEFGDLVLARSLFDRMPHRDVVSWTSMISGLVNHDLPVEAISLFERMLQCGVEVNEATVISVLRARADSGALSMGRKVHANLEEWGIEIHSKSNVSTALVDMYAKSGCIVRKVFDDVVDRDVFVWTAMISGLASHGLCKDAIDMFVDMESSGVKPDERTVTTVLTACRNAGLIREGFMLFSDVQRRYGMKPSIQHFGCLVDLLARAGRLKEAEDFVNAMPIEPDAVLWRTLIWACKVHGDDDRAERLMKHLEIQDMRADDSGSYILTSNVYASTGKWCNKAEVRELMNKKGLVKPLGSSRIEIDGGVHEFVMGDYNHPEAEEIFVELAEVMDKIRKEGYDPRVSEVLLEMDDEEKAVQLLHHSEKLALAYGLIRIGHGSTIWIVKNLRSCEDCHEFMKLISKICKRDIVVRDRIRFHHFKNGECSCKDYW, via the exons ATGGAGGTGAGAAGCATGTGGGAAGCCCTGCAACTCCACGGGCAGAAGGATGCGTCGCGTAACTTGTCTAAGGTCTTCAGCTTCGCCgctctctccccctttggcgaCCTCAACTACGCTCGTCTTCTTCTCTCCACCAATC TCTACTACAACACTCTCCTTCGCGCCTTCTCCCAAACCCCCCACCC ACCCTATAACTTCACTTTCCCCTTCCTCCTCAAATGCTGCGCTCCTTCCAAACTCCCTCCTCTTGGTAAACAGCTCCACGCTCTCCTCACCAAACTCGGCTTCGCCCCAGATCTTTATATCCAGAACGTCCTCGTTCATATGTACTCCGAGTTCGGCGACTTGGTCCTCGCTCGCTCCCTGTTTGATAGAATGCCTCACAGAGACGTTGTTTCCTGGACCTCCATGATTAGCGGCCTTGTTAATCATGATTTGCCCGTTGAGGCCATCAGTTTGTTTGAGAGAATGTTGCAATGTGGAGTAGAGGTGAATGAGGCCACGGTTATTTCTGTTTTAAGAGCCCGTGCTGATTCTGGAGCCTTGAGTATGGGGAGGAAGGTGCATGCGAATTTAGAGGAATGGGGAATTGAAATTCACTCTAAGTCCAACGTTTCCACTGCTCTTGTTGATATGTATGCCAAGAGTGGGTGCATAGTGAGGAAGGTGTTTGATGATGTTGTCGACAGAGATGTTTTCGTTTGGACTGCAATGATTTCTGGCCTCGCCAGCCACGGGCTTTGCAAGGATGCCATTGACATGTTTGTGGACATGGAAAGTTCTGGGGTAAAACCCGATGAGAGGACGGTGACCACGGTTTTAACGGCGTGCAGGAATGCAGGCTTGATTCGTGAAGGTTTCATGTTGTTCAGTGATGTGCAAAGGCGTTATGGGATGAAACCTTCAATTCAGCATTTTGGCTGTTTAGTGGACCTTCTTGCTAGAGCAGGGCGTTTGAAGGAAGCTGAAGATTTTGTTAATGCAATGCCTATTGAACCTGATGCAGTCCTTTGGAGGACCCTCATATGGGCCTGTAAAGTTCATGGCGATGATGACAGGGCCGAGCGGTTGATGAAGCACCTTGAGATACAAGACATGAGGGCTGATGATAGTGGAAGTTACATACTTACTAGCAATGTTTATGCGTCCACGGGAAAGTGGTGTAACAAGGCAGAAGTGAGGGAGTTGATGAATAAGAAGGGACTAGTGAAGCCGTTGGGATCTAGTAGGATTGAGATTGATGGTGGTGTGCATGAGTTTGTGATGGGAGATTACAATCACCCTGAGGCGGAGGAAATATTTGTCGAATTGGCTGAGGTgatggataagataagaaaagaagGGTATGATCCCAGAGTTTCGGAGGTCTTGCTTGAGATGGATGATGAGGAAAAGGCCGTTCAGTTGCTTCACCATAGTGAGAAGCTGGCTCTTGCTTATGGTCTAATCAGGATAGGTCATGGGTCTACAATCTGGATTGTGAAAAACCTAAGGTCTTGCGAGGACTGTCACGAGTTTATGAAACTAATCTCtaagatatgcaaaagagatatCGTAGTGAGAGACAGAATACGTTTCcatcattttaaaaatggaGAGTGCTCTTGTAAGGATTATTGGTAG